A portion of the Streptomyces sp. NBC_00376 genome contains these proteins:
- a CDS encoding helix-turn-helix domain-containing protein, whose amino-acid sequence MTEGMGAAPDARTAEAWRAFGTRLRQWRRRAGLTQAQVGVRVGYDHTAISKLEHGTRRTPLPLARRLDELMTAGGALLAACEAAEGAGGTGEEGAAARPAAAPARQGPLPGEPAGGALLAMLPPDTVLPGRLPSYGLMCPVHGRDGCTVPVLADVVALHSAFCSLGPSAASRPALDIDTVHALTALLAVCLRADEERAWPGATVVVERTLHAMLRWMALPAAPYQRQLAPLAAEYAQSAGCLRLQWGRNATAMAWLDRSLVWAQLAGHVGTEVAALSDMSTLARLEGDGPSALAYGGAIRQAAAGRYWAGAMSDLYLARGHAVRGDARQTLDHIDRAWSQLDRVGEQDETEAPWLSVASVRLRVESGAAGALRDLAAATGDRRLALRAVGAARTALGLLPPGMHSARMLFLVRMADAHACAQDPQAAIAIAGPVLDTTEVTASTLLGQELRGLHSRLAARHDNRPETDDFTRRLAAVVR is encoded by the coding sequence GTGACCGAAGGCATGGGCGCCGCGCCGGACGCCCGTACCGCGGAGGCATGGCGGGCCTTCGGCACCCGGCTGCGCCAGTGGCGCAGGCGCGCCGGGCTCACCCAGGCCCAGGTGGGGGTCCGCGTCGGATACGACCACACCGCCATCAGCAAGCTGGAGCACGGCACCCGCAGGACACCGCTGCCGCTGGCCCGCAGGCTGGACGAACTGATGACGGCGGGCGGTGCCCTCCTCGCCGCCTGCGAGGCGGCCGAGGGAGCGGGCGGTACGGGCGAGGAGGGCGCGGCGGCGCGCCCCGCAGCGGCCCCCGCACGGCAGGGGCCGCTGCCGGGGGAGCCCGCGGGAGGCGCCCTGCTCGCGATGCTGCCACCGGACACCGTCCTGCCCGGCAGGCTGCCCAGCTACGGGCTGATGTGCCCGGTGCACGGCCGGGACGGCTGCACCGTCCCGGTGCTCGCCGACGTCGTCGCCCTGCACTCGGCCTTCTGCTCCCTCGGCCCGTCCGCCGCGTCGCGCCCCGCGCTGGACATCGACACGGTGCACGCCCTGACGGCGCTGCTCGCCGTCTGCCTGCGGGCCGACGAGGAGCGCGCCTGGCCCGGAGCCACCGTCGTCGTCGAGCGCACGCTGCACGCGATGCTCCGCTGGATGGCCCTGCCCGCCGCGCCCTACCAACGTCAACTCGCCCCGCTGGCTGCCGAGTACGCGCAGTCCGCCGGCTGTCTGCGGCTGCAGTGGGGCCGCAACGCGACCGCGATGGCCTGGCTCGACCGCTCGCTGGTCTGGGCCCAGCTGGCCGGTCACGTCGGTACGGAGGTGGCCGCGCTCAGCGACATGAGCACACTGGCCCGGCTGGAGGGCGACGGCCCGTCCGCCCTCGCCTACGGAGGTGCGATCCGGCAGGCCGCCGCCGGCCGGTACTGGGCGGGCGCCATGAGCGATCTGTACCTGGCGCGCGGCCACGCGGTACGGGGCGATGCCCGCCAGACCCTGGACCACATCGACCGTGCCTGGTCGCAGCTGGACCGGGTCGGCGAGCAGGACGAGACGGAGGCGCCCTGGCTGTCCGTCGCCTCGGTGCGCCTGCGGGTGGAATCCGGCGCCGCCGGGGCGCTGCGGGACCTGGCGGCGGCGACCGGGGACCGCCGGCTGGCCCTGCGCGCGGTGGGCGCGGCCCGCACCGCCCTCGGTCTGCTCCCGCCGGGGATGCACTCGGCGCGGATGCTGTTCCTGGTACGGATGGCGGACGCGCACGCCTGCGCCCAGGACCCGCAGGCGGCGATCGCCATCGCCGGACCGGTCCTGGACACCACCGAGGTCACAGCTTCGACGCTGCTCGGACAGGAACTGCGCGGTCTGCACAGCCGGTTGGCGGCCCGGCACGACAACCGGCCGGAGACCGACGACTTCACCCGCAGGCTGGCGGCCGTCGTCCGCTGA